DNA sequence from the Sulfurimonas sp. HSL3-7 genome:
GGACGATCATCGAAGCACGCCGCAGCCCGAGTTACGGAAACGTGATGAAGATCCGCCATGCCGACGGGTATATGACACTTTATGCTCATCAGAAAAAGTTTCGTGCGGGCATGCGGCGCGGCAAACGGGTCAAAAAAGACGAGATCATCGGATATGTCGGGACAACGGGTCTCTCTTCCGGGCCGCATCTTCACTTCGGCCTGTATAAACACAACCGTGCGATCAATCCGCGCAGCGTCATTCAGGTGACAACCAAAAAATTGACAGGCAAAAAGAAAAAGCAGTTTGACAATATTGTAAAACATTATGACGAAGAGGCGGAAATGATTTTGGCCAGCAATAAACAGGCTGAACGGTTTTTTGATTTTGATCCCGTCTGTTATGTGAAGCATGATGATTTTGGAGAGGGGGCAGAGCGTAATGAAACAGTACGAAAATGAGATGCAACATGCTCTGGAACTTTACCTTAACGGCAGTGAGGAACATGACCTGCACGCCAGTGAGGTCGCGTACCTCCTTAAAAAGATCCGAAGCGAAGATAAAGAGGCTTTCTATTTAGCACTGTCGCGTCTTCCGCAGGATTCCCGCGGGGATGTACTCCTCGAACTGCCTGAAAAGCTCAAAGATGAAGCGATCACCTTCTACTCGACAAAAGAGCTTGCAGAAGCGGTCGAGGGGCTCGAATCGGATGATGCGGCCGACCTGGTTCAGGACATTGACGAAGTCGATGAGGATAAAAGTGAGGCGGTTATTGCGCATCTTGATGATGAAGATCGTGAAGAGATCGCACACCTTCGCCATTATGAAGAGGACCAGGCCGGTGCATGGATGCAGATCGAGGTTTTTGACGCGACTCTGGATGAGACGATACAAGATGCCCGTGATCGCCTAAAGAGAATGAAAGAGCTGGATGAGATCGAGAATGTACATCAGGTCTTCATCATCAACGATGAACGGCGGCTGATCGCGACGATTCCTCTTGAAAACGTGATCTTGTTTGACTTCTCCAAGACCTTCAGGGAACAGCTGGAATCCAAAGAGTTTCGTTCTGTCGAAGTCTCTTCACCGATCGAAGAGGTCGCATCGATGTTCGAACAGTATGACCTCTCCGTATTGCCTGTTGTCGATCGCCAGGGACATCTGGTCGGGCGTATCACGTCGGACGATATCTATGATGTCATCGAAGACCGCGCGACGGAACAGATCTACAACCTGGCCGGGGTAAATGATGAAGCGGAGCTGGAGGAAGATCTTTTTGAGGTCTTCAAAAAGCGTGCTTCGTGGCTTCTGATCAATCTCTTTACGGCCATTTTGGCTTCCATCGTTATCGGGATGTTCGATGAAACGCTGGTTGCTTTTGTGTCACTTGCTATTTTGATGCCTATCGTCGCTTCAATGGGCGGCAACGCCGGTACGCAGACACTGACCGTTATGGTCCGTAAGATGGCGCTTGGTGATATCGATGTCGTCAATGCCAAAGATGCGGTCATCAAGGAGGCGACGGTTGCGCTCTTGAACGGGTTTATCTTCGCCGTATTGATGGGTATTGTCGCCTATATCTGGTTTGATGTCCCAAGATTGGGTCTGGTTATCGGTTTGGCAATGATCTTCAATCTTTTGATCGCCGGACTCTTCGGTGCCTTTATCCCTCTTTTGCTGAAGCGGATGAACATTGATCCGGCGGTCGGCTCGTCGGTATTGCTGACCACTGCAACCGATGTTTTTGGCTTTTTAAGTTTCCTGGGGCTTGCCAGTTTAATACTGATAAAATAGTGAAAGTTCCAGCTGGGTCTGCCCCTTCGGGTATCGGCGCATCGTGTGCAAACATTTTGCTCTCGGCGCACAGCAGTGCGCAGTCGGCAAAACATTTTCCACAATCTGCACCAAATCTGAACCTTTCAAAAAATCAGTTTGGAATCAGGTGAGCTACGCCACCTTTCTATAATCCCTTTACCCTCATTTCCGATATAATTATTTCATGTATAAAATAGAAAACATTTCATTCAGCGCATGTGCCGATTCCAATTTCGTTAAATCGAAACGCATGCATTACACGCAAGGCGGAGAAGAAAAGACGTGGGACCTGGTGGAGGTGCACGACAGCGTTGCCGTGCTGATCTATCATAAGGGCAGAGAAGCGTTTGTCCTTGTCAAACAGTTCCGTCCTCCGGTCTATTTGAATAACAGGGACGGTTTCACCTATGAGCTCTGTGCAGGCATCGTCGATAAAGATCTGTCACTGCTTGAGATCGCCCAGGAGGAGATTTTGGAAGAGACCGGTTATGCAGTCAAACCTGATCGCATCAAGAAAGTGACATCCTTCTATACGGCCGTCGGTTTTGCAGGGGCAAAACAGGAACTCTATTATGTTGCGGTCGATGATGAGGACAGGGTAAGCGATGGCGGCGGTATTCACGATGAAGCGATAGAAGTCGTTTATCTACCGGTCCATGAAGCTAAAGAGTTTATTTATAATGAGTCTAAAGCGAAAACACCCGGCATCATGTTTGCGATGACATGGTGGTTTTCCAAGTTGAAATAGGGGTTTTGAAAACCCCGGATTGTGAGAAGAAGGTTAGAATTTGTAGCTTGCGCTGACGTAGTAGTAACGACCCGGTTCGTTCAGCAGCATCACCTCGTCACCGCCTGTCAGCAGGGTGAGATCGCTATAGGTGTTTGAAACAGCATAGGTCTTGTCAAAGACATTGTCAACACCGGCAGCGATGCCGAAGCCGTAAGGGAGTTTATGGTCGATCTTCAGGTTCATGATGCCCCATGAAGCGATCTCCTGTTCGCCATTATCACTATCATAGTTTTTCCATGTATCGGCACCGACAAATTCAACTGTCGCAGTACTTTCTTGGTAGTAGACATAATTAAGCGCGACATTACCTTTAAGAGGCGGAATCTCTGCAAGGTTGGTGTTCGTCTGACCTTCAAGGGCTTTGTCTTTTTTACCGCGCTGGTAGGCGACACCGAAATCAGCGTAGAGATTGTCAAGGGCGTAGTAGCTTCCAGTGATCTCAAAGCCGTATATCGTTGCGTCAATGTTCTCGAATGCGTTTACAGCTTGACCACCGCCGTTGACGTTGCTTGAGTTGTAGTAGATATAGTCTTTCAGCATGCTGTAGAACAGTTTTGTTTTAAGAGAGAAACTTTCATACTTGTTCTCCATCCCCAGGTCGACTTCATAATTTGTCGTCTGATCAAGGTCGGGTGTACCAACTTCATTCCCCATAAGTCCGTAAAAGTAGAGCTCTCTTGCATCAGGAACACGCGATGCTTTGCCCACGCCTCCGAAAAAGCCCAGATTCGTTGTCGCCTGGTAGTTTGCGAAGATGTTGGCACTGACAGATTG
Encoded proteins:
- the mgtE gene encoding magnesium transporter, whose amino-acid sequence is MKQYENEMQHALELYLNGSEEHDLHASEVAYLLKKIRSEDKEAFYLALSRLPQDSRGDVLLELPEKLKDEAITFYSTKELAEAVEGLESDDAADLVQDIDEVDEDKSEAVIAHLDDEDREEIAHLRHYEEDQAGAWMQIEVFDATLDETIQDARDRLKRMKELDEIENVHQVFIINDERRLIATIPLENVILFDFSKTFREQLESKEFRSVEVSSPIEEVASMFEQYDLSVLPVVDRQGHLVGRITSDDIYDVIEDRATEQIYNLAGVNDEAELEEDLFEVFKKRASWLLINLFTAILASIVIGMFDETLVAFVSLAILMPIVASMGGNAGTQTLTVMVRKMALGDIDVVNAKDAVIKEATVALLNGFIFAVLMGIVAYIWFDVPRLGLVIGLAMIFNLLIAGLFGAFIPLLLKRMNIDPAVGSSVLLTTATDVFGFLSFLGLASLILIK
- a CDS encoding NUDIX domain-containing protein, producing MYKIENISFSACADSNFVKSKRMHYTQGGEEKTWDLVEVHDSVAVLIYHKGREAFVLVKQFRPPVYLNNRDGFTYELCAGIVDKDLSLLEIAQEEILEETGYAVKPDRIKKVTSFYTAVGFAGAKQELYYVAVDDEDRVSDGGGIHDEAIEVVYLPVHEAKEFIYNESKAKTPGIMFAMTWWFSKLK